A single window of Crassostrea angulata isolate pt1a10 chromosome 8, ASM2561291v2, whole genome shotgun sequence DNA harbors:
- the LOC128157781 gene encoding uncharacterized protein LOC128157781 produces the protein MAELSLENLPKDSDKFCCPICLEEVRNLKYLPCYHTFCKSCIQTYISSTAACSSDNSPKTIQCPVCRKSIQAPSDDASSEEWACSLPEDKLILNMSIDSDQSENKYCMFCQRDDKTVQAKHWCKTCAEMICDDCKSFHSFVPMLQGHKIVGLLDNLDLTNDIEVDEPCLVHKGKYLEVFCQDHDQLCCSICFATKHRTCEKVEAIEEVASDLDEFSNQITPTCFKDFLKRLDHIRERYGKIAAHLQDKKQAIFSSTDTKVKEIKSLIDKAHNQWMKQFEQKHSDAIANIVIASDEVKRLAITVQEAKTILQRVIENGSTKQIFITRHKVRHQILDHVNRLCNLNIWDFVHNYNQPDTDFLRQVSENQKFQDVKALEIASTTIETVSEFAAELQRNNILLRREIMAKKDWMKVRFEKLSEVQLPSRVGYGLFVGDTKVLLSIEYPPSLEIYDVTNSIARCVRSYPCSSIPFGLCHSGESMNKVYVSFNTHVEHYLIDISKSISLKKIETIHLASPMKAISLGAAVLFSRSDSTRMICSPDFSVKHNLKSYADGCRPLISASFHCDKFALIEGKKVVVVDQNNEEIYKRNLPAVSPRGVAFDLQDNIFVCVKINKLRQINNRGVGNRYIDLPGIEQSYNVVLHPAGEKILVLDHSKKFCVYKVV, from the coding sequence ATGGCTGAACTTTCGCTGGAAAATCTCCCAAAAGACAGTGACAAATTCTGTTGTCCAATATGCCTGGAGGAGGTAAGGAACCTCAAGTATTTGCCATGTTATCATACGTTTTGTAAATCCTGTATTCAGACCTACATATCAAGTACGGCTGCGTGTAGCAGTGATAATTCTCCTAAAACTATTCAGTGTCCCGTATGTAGGAAGTCCATCCAAGCTCCAAGTGATGACGCCTCCAGTGAAGAATGGGCCTGTAGTTTACCAGAAGATAAACTGATTCTGAATATGTCTATAGACTCGGATCAAAGTGAAAACAAGTATTGCATGTTTTGTCAGCGAGATGACAAAACTGTCCAAGCAAAACATTGGTGTAAAACTTGTGCAGAAATGATTTGTGATGATTGCAAGTCCTTTCACTCTTTTGTCCCGATGCTCCAGGGACACAAAATTGTAGGTCTCTTGGATAATTTGGATTTGACAAATGACATTGAGGTAGATGAACCATGTTTGGTGCATAAGGGGAAGTATCTAGAGGTCTTCTGCCAAGATCATGATCAATTATGCTGCAGCATATGCTTTGCTACCAAGCATAGAACTTGTGAAAAAGTGGAGGCCATTGAAGAGGTTGCATCTGATCTTGATGAATTCAGCAATCAAATAACACCAAcatgttttaaagatttcttaaAGAGACTTGATCATATACGGGAAAGATATGGGAAAATAGCTGCACACCTTCAAGATAAAAAACAGGCAATTTTCTCAAGCACTGATACAAaagttaaagaaataaaatcactAATAGATAAAGCTCATAACCAATGGATGAAGCAGTTTGAACAGAAACATTCAGATGCCATTGCAAATATTGTAATTGCATCTGATGAGGTGAAACGACTTGCCATAACAGTACAAGAGGCGAAAACCATTTTGCAGAGAGTCATAGAAAATGGATCGACAAAGCAGATCTTTATCACTAGACACAAAGTACGTCATCAGATCTTGGATCATGTGAATCGTTTGTGTAATTTGAACATCTGGGATTTCGTTCACAATTACAATCAACCTGATACGGATTTCCTTCGTCAAGTTAGTGAAAACCAAAAGTTTCAAGATGTCAAGGCACTTGAAATAGCCTCAACCACCATTGAAACAGTGTCAGAATTTGCTGCTGAATTGCAAAGGAATAATATATTGCTAAGACGAGAAATTATGGCAAAAAAAGACTGGATGAAAGTTAGATTTGAAAAACTCTCTGAAGTTCAGCTACCATCTCGGGTTGGTTATGGATTATTTGTGGGGGATACCAAAGTCCTTCTCTCCATAGAATACCCACCATCTCTAGAGATTTATGATGTGACCAACTCAATTGCAAGATGTGTTCGATCCTATCCGTGCTCATCCATTCCTTTTGGACTATGTCACTCCGGAGAGAGTATGAATAAAGTGTATGTTTCTTTTAATACCCATGTGGAACATTATCTCATTGATATCTCTAAAAGTATTTCATTAAAGAAGATAGAGACTATTCATCTCGCATCACCCATGAAGGCAATTTCACTTGGTGCAGCAGTGCTCTTTTCGAGAAGTGATTCAACAAGAATGATTTGTTCACCTGATTTTTCAGTCAAGCATAATTTAAAAAGCTATGCAGATGGATGTCGACCATTAATATCAGCGTCATTTCATTGCGACAAGTTTGCTCTTATTGAAGGAAAGAAAGTAGTTGTTGTAGACCAAAACAATGAAGAGATTTATAAGAGGAATCTGCCTGCAGTTTCCCCCCGTGGAGTGGCATTTGATTTACAGGACAATATTTTTGTCTGTGTGAAGATCAACAAACTGAGGCAGATAAACAACCGGGGAGTTGGGAACCGCTACATCGACTTACCGGGAATCGAACAGTCATACAATGTAGTTCTTCATCCTGCAGGGGAGAAAATTCTGGTTCTGGATCATAGCAAGAAATTTTGTGTTTATAAAGTTGTATAA